The following are encoded in a window of Candidatus Obscuribacterales bacterium genomic DNA:
- a CDS encoding FHA domain-containing protein, whose product MSNLDVQPSWPSSSTDWPFSVVECPPSVSCSLIADCGYNLDKVKTVMQPVLKVQERCQVTSNYIQAIATGRTNFLVTNLVASAERVGEAWATAIASSWLVGRHSSCALPILHLSISRHHAVIGHHSGQFYLADVGSSNGTWINGQRLGAGDRYDLHDGDVIRFGSLLVEFFMASHMIVPPTRMPYAGEDTL is encoded by the coding sequence ATGTCAAACTTAGACGTGCAGCCTTCCTGGCCTAGTTCATCTACCGACTGGCCGTTTAGCGTCGTGGAATGTCCACCGTCAGTCTCTTGCTCGTTGATTGCCGACTGCGGCTATAACTTGGATAAAGTTAAAACCGTGATGCAGCCTGTCCTCAAGGTACAGGAGCGCTGTCAGGTAACCTCTAACTATATCCAGGCGATCGCTACGGGACGCACCAATTTCTTAGTGACCAATCTAGTCGCTTCTGCGGAACGAGTGGGCGAAGCTTGGGCAACAGCGATCGCCTCTAGCTGGTTAGTCGGTCGTCATTCCAGTTGTGCTCTGCCGATTTTACACCTGTCTATTTCACGGCACCATGCGGTGATTGGTCATCATTCCGGCCAGTTTTACTTAGCCGATGTGGGTAGCAGCAACGGCACCTGGATTAATGGGCAACGCCTAGGAGCAGGCGATCGCTACGATCTCCATGATGGCGACGTGATCCGCTTTGGCTCCCTCTTGGTGGAATTTTTCATGGCTAGCCACATGATTGTGCCCCCCACCCGCATGCCCTATGCCGGAGAGGATACGCTCTAG